Within the Solibacillus silvestris genome, the region GCCTTAATGCTCACGAATCGTCAGGACCGGTTCACCTTGCCGGTCGGTCTGAGTACGATGATGGGCGAATTCAATGTCAACTATGGTGCGTTGGCAGCAGGCAGTGTCATTGCCTTAATTCCGGCAGTAATTTTATTTGCATATGCACAAAAGCATTTAGTCAATGGTATGGGTGGAGCAGTAAAAGGTTAATTGTACATGAATTTATAAGGGGTGAAGGTTGATGTTCAAAAGCAAGTTCAGAAAATCGATAGCAGTAGGTACGATCGCAACAGCGTTATTATTGGCCGCTTGCGGGGATGATGAGTCGGCAGGTAAAAAAGAGGTATCAGCAGAAAACGGGAAGCCGGTAAAAATTACGTTCTGGGATGAAAATGCCGGACCGCAGCGAACACCGATTTGGGAGGAATTAATTTCCCGATTTGAAAAGGAAAACCCGATGATTGATGTGGAGTATGTCGGATTACCGAAAGACTCGGCAAAATCAAAAATGGATGCGGCCATCGCAGCGGACGATACGCCGGATTTGGCATCTGTTCAAACGAGCTGGTTACCTGAATTCTCGATTCGTGAAGCATTACTGCCATTAGATGATTATTTTGCTGATTCAGAGCTGAACGGTATGATCAATGAAGGGGCACTGAATTTCAATAAGGACATCGTAGCGGATAAAAAGCTATACGGAATTCCTTATACACAAAACCTGGATATCCTTTGGGTACGCAAAGACTGGTTTGAAGAAAAAGGAGTAAAGATTCCTGAGACTTGGGATGAATTTTATGCGGCTGCAGAAGCAATGACGGATAAAGTGAATAATCGCTACGGCTATACAATCCGTGGCGGAGCAGGCGGATCATTCCAAATTCAGCGTATGATGTATGCGTACAACGGGTTTGAAAATTATTTGACGGAAGACGGCAAAGCAACGATCAATGATTCGAAAAACGTCGAGTTTATCGAAAAGTATTTATCGTTATATGAAGACTACACACCGAAAAGCGATATTACAAACGGCTATAAAGAAATGATCGCCGGTTTTGATACAGGTGTAGTGGCAATGGTACAACATAACATCGGTTCATTCGGTGAGCACAAGGAAGCATTGGAAGAAGGACAGTTCCAGGCGATTCCACTGCCTAAATCGGAAGACGGCAATTACGTGGCGGAAGGCGGAAATACGATCGGTATTTCAATTTTCAACGGGACAGACAATCCCGATGAAGCATGGAAATTTGCAGAATTCCTGAACTCGGCAGCTAGTCAAAGTTTCTGGAATGAGCAAGTCGGTCAGATTCCGACGAACAGTGACGTGTTAAAAGAAGACTGGATTCAAAATTCGCCTCATATTCAAACAGCATTTGAAGTGTATGATGATCCGAACACAGTTCTTTATAAGCCGCCATTCTATTTACCTGAATACCGTTCAATCCTGGATGGTACGGTCGATGCGGGAATCCAATCGGTAATGAGTGGTAAAGCGTCAGCACAGGAATTTTTAGATGAGTGGGCGGGTGCGATGGAGGCTGCGCAAGCTAAATACTCAGAGCACTTCGGCAAATAATACAAAAAAAGGGTGCGGTGCTTTAGCCACACCCTTTGTTTTTTGAAATTTACAGACGACGCTAAAGCTAAAGGAGAGGGCACAAATGAGAACGACATCCGAAAATATTACGGTTAATACACCGCTTGCACTGGCGGAAAAAGCATGTAAGGCGATAATGGATTCGTATACACCGGATCAGCTGCCACCGGCGAATTCCTTCCACTATCATCAGGGGGTATTTTTATACGGTATGCTTCGTGTATGGGAAGCGACAGGTGACCAGCAGTATTTTGCCTATATGAAAGGCTATATCGACAGCCTGATCGACGAAGAAGGTAACTTATACTTTGCACGGGATGAGCTTGATTCTGTTCAGGCAGGCATTTTACTGTTCCCTTTGTATGAACAGACAAAAGACCGTCGTTATTTAGTTGCTGCGAAAAAACTTCGTCATTTGCTGTATTCGATTAATCAGACAACAGAGGGCGGCTTTTGGCATAAAGATAAATATCCTTATCAAATGTGGCTGGACGGTTTGTTCATGGCGGCACCGTTTATGCTCATGTACAATGAGCATTTTGTCGAGGAAGAGCTAGTGCTGAATGTCGTTCGCCAGGAAAAACTGATACGCACACATATGAAGGATAAGAATACAGGCTTACTGTTCCATGCGTGGGATGAGAAAAAGGCGCAACCATGGGCGGACAAAGAAACAGGGTGCTCACCGGAATTTTGGGGACGTTCTGTCGGTTGGTATGGTACTGCACTTGTCGATATTTTGGAATTGATCAACGGTTCAAGAGGGCAGGAAGAGATGGAACAATCGCTAAAAGATTTAGTGCCTGCTATTACGAAGTTTCAGGACGAAGAAACGGGCTTATGGTATCAAATTGTTGATAAAGGAGACCTTGATGATAACTGGCTGGAATCTTCCTGCTCGTCCCTGTTTATTTACTTCATCGCAAAAGCGATTAAACTTGGCTTGGTTGATGATTCCTATCAACAAGTAGTAAATAAAGCGTATGACGGACTGATCGAGCATATGGTCGATGTGCAGGAGGATGTAGCCAATCTAAAAGGTATTTGCATTGGCACATCCGCAGGGGTGTACGATTATTATGTGGACCGCCCAACTTCCGAAAATGATTTGCATGGCATGGGCGCATTCATCCTAGCAAGCATGGCGTTGCACGACATTAAGGCAAAATAATAATAGAAACGGAAAGGTACCCGGTATATAGGGTACTTTTTTCTTGACTCCAAAAAATAAATGTAAAGTAATAACATGTTTATGTTAGAATAATTAGAAAATATAGAAAATAATTGTAGAAACTGCGTTACTCTTCTTGTATGCGCTTTATGTATGAAATATCATCTCCTTAAGAGAGAATGGAATGTTTGGTAGGTGGGGCATCTGGAACGACTGAGGACATTTTTGTATAAATATATTTTTCACTCTTTTAAAACAACGATGAATATGTTGTTTTTGCCGATTGTAATTTTATGTATTTTAGTGACGGGTGGTGTATCGACTTACATCGCAACGGCACAAATTGAAGAAAATACGTATCAAAGCATGAACGATACGATTTATCAAACGAAAAATTATTTAGACCACACCCTTTCGGATCTGTTTTCGCAGCTTGTGTCCATTTCCTATGATTCACGGCTGGTCAGTTTACTGATGAAGGAGCAGGAGCAGATTGTACCGGAAGATTACATTCCGATTGACAAAAACCTGCAGATCATTTACGGGCGGTACAGTACCATTTTGGAGTCGGCTACGATTGATCTGAACGTAGGGGAATTTTTGATTTATCAAAGTGAATTTACGAAAAAACCGGTCATTGATTATGATGATTTTTTCGTGAATTACAAACCGAACAGTGAAAATTTCAAATGGAAAAATGTGCATGAAGACGCAGCATTTCATACCGGAAATTCGGTGATGTCAATGTACAAGCTTTTGGAACTGAATGAGCTGGAGAAAAAAGGCATAGTGCTCTTTAATATTCGCGAAGAATTTTTCGGAAAGGTGCTGAGTCGATCACTCATCGGGGAGAATGGTTATTTGGCGCTTATCTCCGAAGACGGGATCTATCAGTCGAAGGAACTTGAGTCGAAATATACGCTTGATGACAAGACTTTTCAGAAATTGCATCAATTATCAAATCCAAAAGACCAAATTACATATACAAATGAAGACAATGAAGAAATGATAGTCATATACGATACGCTAGAGTCGAACGGCTGGAAAATCGCAGCGATTGTGCCTGAAGATGATCTGTTGAACAAAGTGGAGTATATAAAAATATTCGCATTGTTTTTAATTATCATCATGATCGGTCTCGTTGTCTTTGTGACGAATATTTTCATTTCCTATATGTCGAAACCGTTTCAGAAACTGGCGAAACAGATGGATCTCGTCAATGAAAACCATCTTTATTTGGAAGAAAAAATATCAGGACCGAAAGAGATGCGTGTGTTGAACCGCGGTTTTATCGAATTGATCGACCGGATAAATGTGTTGATGGACCAAGTGATTTTGGAGCAAGAAGAAAAACGCCAACTGGAATTTGCTATTATGCATGCACAAATTAATCCGCATTTCCTCTATAATACGCTTTACTCGATTAAGGGACTCTGTGACATGGGCATGACAAAAGAAGCGAGCCAGATGGTCACGGCATTATCGAACTTTTTCCGTATCGGGATTAGTAAAGGGAAGGAAATCATCTCGGTTAAAGAAGAAATTGAGCATATCGAAAATTATTTGATTATCCAGGAGATGCGTTACGGGGATGATTTTACGTATGAAATTGAAGTAGAGGAAAGCATTTTGGATAATGAGATTGTCAAACTTTCGTTGCAGCCG harbors:
- a CDS encoding ABC transporter substrate-binding protein gives rise to the protein MFKSKFRKSIAVGTIATALLLAACGDDESAGKKEVSAENGKPVKITFWDENAGPQRTPIWEELISRFEKENPMIDVEYVGLPKDSAKSKMDAAIAADDTPDLASVQTSWLPEFSIREALLPLDDYFADSELNGMINEGALNFNKDIVADKKLYGIPYTQNLDILWVRKDWFEEKGVKIPETWDEFYAAAEAMTDKVNNRYGYTIRGGAGGSFQIQRMMYAYNGFENYLTEDGKATINDSKNVEFIEKYLSLYEDYTPKSDITNGYKEMIAGFDTGVVAMVQHNIGSFGEHKEALEEGQFQAIPLPKSEDGNYVAEGGNTIGISIFNGTDNPDEAWKFAEFLNSAASQSFWNEQVGQIPTNSDVLKEDWIQNSPHIQTAFEVYDDPNTVLYKPPFYLPEYRSILDGTVDAGIQSVMSGKASAQEFLDEWAGAMEAAQAKYSEHFGK
- a CDS encoding glycosyl hydrolase family 88, coding for MRTTSENITVNTPLALAEKACKAIMDSYTPDQLPPANSFHYHQGVFLYGMLRVWEATGDQQYFAYMKGYIDSLIDEEGNLYFARDELDSVQAGILLFPLYEQTKDRRYLVAAKKLRHLLYSINQTTEGGFWHKDKYPYQMWLDGLFMAAPFMLMYNEHFVEEELVLNVVRQEKLIRTHMKDKNTGLLFHAWDEKKAQPWADKETGCSPEFWGRSVGWYGTALVDILELINGSRGQEEMEQSLKDLVPAITKFQDEETGLWYQIVDKGDLDDNWLESSCSSLFIYFIAKAIKLGLVDDSYQQVVNKAYDGLIEHMVDVQEDVANLKGICIGTSAGVYDYYVDRPTSENDLHGMGAFILASMALHDIKAK
- a CDS encoding signal transduction protein; the encoded protein is MYKYIFHSFKTTMNMLFLPIVILCILVTGGVSTYIATAQIEENTYQSMNDTIYQTKNYLDHTLSDLFSQLVSISYDSRLVSLLMKEQEQIVPEDYIPIDKNLQIIYGRYSTILESATIDLNVGEFLIYQSEFTKKPVIDYDDFFVNYKPNSENFKWKNVHEDAAFHTGNSVMSMYKLLELNELEKKGIVLFNIREEFFGKVLSRSLIGENGYLALISEDGIYQSKELESKYTLDDKTFQKLHQLSNPKDQITYTNEDNEEMIVIYDTLESNGWKIAAIVPEDDLLNKVEYIKIFALFLIIIMIGLVVFVTNIFISYMSKPFQKLAKQMDLVNENHLYLEEKISGPKEMRVLNRGFIELIDRINVLMDQVILEQEEKRQLEFAIMHAQINPHFLYNTLYSIKGLCDMGMTKEASQMVTALSNFFRIGISKGKEIISVKEEIEHIENYLIIQEMRYGDDFTYEIEVEESILDNEIVKLSLQPLIENAIYHGVKQKRGQGKIVIKGYRDADRIYMEVIDNGSGISEERLAAIHAELQLTYQDQKQYIGIGIKSVNDRIKMQYGEAYGLTIRSVYGEGTSMIITIPVTTGGLD